A window of the Bufo gargarizans isolate SCDJY-AF-19 chromosome 1, ASM1485885v1, whole genome shotgun sequence genome harbors these coding sequences:
- the LOC122930279 gene encoding flocculation protein FLO11-like: MFLHSFLLFIFFFFSILLSSPFFSYSNASYQSLYLRSCLPLQSVSLPQGPLSSPVSLFTSGTSFHSSQSLYLRDLFPLQSVSLPQGPLSTPVSLFTSGTSFLSSQSLYLRDLFPLQSVSLPQGPLSSPVSLFTSGTSFLSSQSLYLRDLFPLQSVSLPQGPLFSPVSLPHLSPFPLQSVSLSQGSLSSPVTLCLRSLSSSVSLSQGSLSSPVTLCLRSLSSSVSLSQGSLSSPVTLCLRSLSSSVSLPQGSLSSPVTLSQGSLSSSVSLPQGSLSSPVTLSQGSLSSPVSLPQGSLSSPVTLPQGSLSSPVTLSQGSLSSPVTLSQGSLSSSVSLPQGSLSSPVSLPQRSLSSPVSLPQGSHSLRGLLSSSLSLKLWESLSHPQLSLSSLSLSSQALPFLIRCQPVSASQSPVKVDTSFPTSTRASHILMDYCPRTWHHLACDCKFTKSKITVFRNMAEN; encoded by the exons ATGTTTCTTCACTCTTTTCTGCTCTTCATATTTTTCTTCTTCTCCATCCTGTTGTCTTCTCCTTTCTTCTCTTACTCTAATGCCTCTTATCAG TCTCTTTACCTGAGGAGTTGCCTCCCCCTCCAGTCAGTCTCTTTACCtcagggacctctttcctctccaGTCAGTCTCTTTACCTCAGGGACCTCTTTCCACTCCAGTCAGTCTCTTTACCtcagggacctctttcctctccaGTCAGTCTCTTTACCTCAGGGACCTCTTTCCACTCCAGTCAGTCTCTTTACCtcagggacctctttcctctccaGTCAGTCTCTTTACCtcagggacctctttcctctccaGTCAGTCTCTTTACCtcagggacctctttcctctccaGTCAGTCTCTTTACCtcagggacctctttcctctccaGTCAGTCTCTTTACCtcagggacctctttcctctccaGTCAGTCTCTTTACCTCAGGGACCTCTTTTCTCTCCAGTCTCTTTACCTCATTTGAGCCCCTTTCCTCTCCAGTCAGTCTCTTTATCTCAGGG GTCTCTTTCCTCTCCAGTCACTTTATGTCTGCGCTCTCTTTCCTCTTCAGTCTCTTTATCTCAGGGGTCTCTTTCCTCTCCAGTCACTTTATGTCTGCGCTCTCTTTCCTCTTCAGTCTCTTTATCTCAGGGGTCTCTTTCCTCTCCAGTCACTTTATGTCTGCGCTCTCTTTCCTCTTCAGTCTCTTTACCTCAGGGGTCTCTTTCCTCTCCAGTCACTTTATCTCAGGGGTCTCTTTCCTCTTCAGTCTCTTTACCTCAGGGGTCTCTTTCCTCTCCAGTCACTTTATCTCAGGGGTCTCTTTCCTCTCCAGTCTCTTTACCTCAGGGGTCTCTTTCCTCTCCAGTCACTTTACCTCAGGGGTCTCTTTCCTCTCCAGTCACTTTATCTCAGGGGTCTCTTTCCTCTCCAGTCACTTTATCTCAGGGGTCTCTTTCCTCTTCAGTCTCTTTACCTCAGGGGTCTCTTTCCTCTCCAGTCTCTTTACCTCAGAGGTCTCTTTCCTCTCCAGTCTCTTTACCTCAGGGGTCTCATTCCCTCAGAGGTCTTCTCTCCTCCAGTCTCTCTCTCAAGCTCTGGGAATCTTTATCACATCCCCAGCTGTCTCTCTCCAGCCTGTCTCTATCCTCTCAGGCTCTCCCTTTCTTGATACGATGTCAACCTGTATCTGCCTCTCAGTCACCGGTGAAAGTAGACACCAGCTTCCCAACCTCAACTAGAGCCTCACACATACTTATGGATTACTGTCCCCGCACTTGGCACCATCTTGCTTGTGATTGCAAATTCACAAAGAGCAAAATAACGGTCTTCAGAAACATGGCGGAAAACTAA